A portion of the bacterium genome contains these proteins:
- a CDS encoding S8 family serine peptidase — protein MRLGRALQTVLRPPAILSFLSLFTVAIYAQSPDTLWRAKVDPRLGLRWAGAMRSPSTRLSAARESQRVVVRFADEQAQPPEGLTVLTRSGRIAVAELSLESLETVASSEAVARISLPRTYHPTDDLGLASIRAERVQPRLGVTGKGVIVGVLDTGIDWSHPDFFKPSGGSRIMYILDLSDSLKNRQSGELGDRGPFGSLLYSRGMIERAIKGDGVIREQDYIGHGTHVTAIAAGSAYRGAGSQMTYGGVAPGADIVFVKVTATPRDSGLTDANIMNGVWFVDSVARALKRPYVLNLSLGGNLGAHDGTDALDEYIAALVGSGKTGRAVVASAGNSRYDRVHAAGDFTQEPDSVAWLEINVSGGAESNMDQVLFEAWLSDNHPGVSVTVVTPSDSVYGPFNNGFAMTDWAIATPDGLFSVVNAYHGPEPQNNNRLVSVALLDPGWVSSEPDSTLRPIRAGVWKIGLRAVKGGFDAYLDRTNWMRAAFNNYYTESGTVESPAAHPDIIAVGAYVARDDYTTLDPPGGSGAALRERPELGRLAPFSSAGPNRKGVLKPELCAPGLWVVSALSRAADPVGEPLSIFSSPQAAYPYLLVTPDSVHAVSQGTSFSAPHVAGLCALLLEAAPNLGVTALRKILTETATSDSATGALPDNLFGYGRANAVGAVRQALGVSRDSVRLAAAVEPAEGVVTDSLVYTLQADLSASAEALSEFSFSLQFPAEALRPELRLDSLGHPQADPRLHVDTRLAGQGLLVVSGTRRDGAVTRDSLFRLTFRPVSRSARDSVQLDLGLLSLSGDLAPLDLSGRAVLAQSAPVSLGVSRWCALSGDLDGDGRRTVFDLLDLLKVLSGAKEGGACADVDGSGKTDIFDLLGLLKLLSGGE, from the coding sequence ATGCGCCTTGGCAGAGCGCTGCAAACAGTTCTCCGGCCCCCCGCAATCCTGTCGTTCCTGTCTTTGTTCACAGTTGCAATATACGCCCAATCCCCGGACACTCTCTGGCGGGCCAAGGTCGACCCGCGGCTGGGGCTGCGCTGGGCCGGGGCCATGCGCTCACCGTCCACGCGCCTGAGCGCGGCCCGGGAGAGCCAGCGGGTGGTGGTGCGTTTTGCCGATGAGCAGGCGCAACCGCCCGAGGGACTGACTGTCCTGACCCGCAGCGGACGGATCGCCGTGGCCGAGCTGAGCCTGGAGAGCCTGGAGACTGTGGCCTCGAGCGAGGCGGTCGCCCGTATCAGTCTGCCCCGCACCTACCATCCGACCGATGACCTGGGCCTGGCCTCGATCCGCGCCGAGCGGGTCCAACCCCGGCTGGGCGTGACCGGCAAGGGGGTTATAGTCGGCGTGCTCGACACGGGCATCGACTGGAGCCACCCGGATTTCTTCAAGCCCAGCGGCGGGAGCCGGATCATGTACATCCTGGACCTGAGCGATTCGCTCAAGAACAGGCAATCCGGCGAGCTGGGCGACCGCGGGCCGTTCGGCAGCCTCCTGTACAGCCGCGGGATGATCGAGCGCGCGATCAAGGGGGACGGCGTTATCCGCGAGCAGGACTATATCGGCCACGGCACCCACGTGACCGCCATCGCGGCCGGCTCCGCCTACCGGGGGGCCGGCAGCCAGATGACCTACGGCGGGGTGGCCCCCGGCGCGGACATTGTCTTCGTCAAAGTCACAGCCACCCCGCGCGATTCGGGCCTGACCGATGCCAATATCATGAACGGCGTCTGGTTCGTGGACTCCGTGGCCCGGGCCCTCAAACGTCCCTACGTGCTCAACCTGAGCCTGGGCGGGAACCTGGGGGCGCATGACGGCACCGATGCGCTGGACGAGTATATCGCCGCGCTGGTTGGGTCGGGCAAGACCGGGCGCGCAGTGGTGGCCTCGGCCGGCAACTCCCGCTACGACCGGGTCCACGCGGCGGGGGATTTCACCCAGGAGCCGGACAGCGTGGCCTGGCTGGAGATAAACGTGAGCGGCGGGGCCGAGAGCAACATGGACCAGGTGCTTTTCGAGGCCTGGCTGAGCGACAACCACCCAGGTGTCTCAGTGACCGTGGTCACACCCTCGGACAGTGTCTACGGCCCCTTCAACAACGGCTTCGCCATGACCGACTGGGCCATCGCCACGCCGGATGGGCTGTTCAGCGTTGTCAACGCCTACCACGGCCCGGAACCACAGAACAACAACCGTCTGGTCTCGGTGGCCCTTCTCGACCCGGGCTGGGTCAGCTCCGAACCGGATTCGACTCTCAGGCCGATCCGCGCCGGGGTCTGGAAAATCGGCCTGCGCGCGGTCAAGGGCGGTTTCGACGCCTATCTGGACCGGACCAACTGGATGCGGGCGGCGTTCAATAACTACTACACCGAGTCGGGCACCGTGGAATCGCCGGCCGCGCATCCGGACATTATTGCGGTGGGAGCCTACGTGGCGCGGGACGACTACACCACGCTCGACCCGCCGGGGGGAAGCGGGGCGGCGCTGCGCGAGCGGCCCGAGCTTGGCCGTCTGGCCCCGTTCAGCAGCGCCGGGCCCAACCGCAAGGGGGTGCTCAAGCCGGAGCTTTGCGCGCCCGGTCTGTGGGTGGTCTCAGCCCTGAGCCGGGCCGCCGACCCGGTGGGCGAGCCGCTTTCGATCTTCTCCAGCCCGCAGGCAGCCTATCCGTACCTGCTGGTCACCCCCGACTCGGTCCACGCGGTGAGCCAGGGGACCAGCTTTTCCGCGCCCCACGTGGCCGGCCTCTGCGCGCTTCTGCTCGAGGCCGCGCCGAACCTGGGCGTCACCGCCCTGCGCAAAATCCTGACCGAAACCGCCACCTCCGACAGCGCCACCGGCGCCCTGCCCGACAACCTGTTCGGCTACGGACGGGCCAACGCTGTGGGGGCGGTCCGTCAGGCGCTCGGGGTCAGCCGCGATTCGGTGCGGCTGGCCGCCGCGGTGGAGCCAGCCGAGGGTGTGGTCACAGACAGCCTGGTCTACACGCTCCAGGCCGACCTGAGCGCCTCCGCCGAGGCGCTGAGTGAGTTCTCGTTCAGCTTGCAGTTCCCGGCCGAGGCCCTCCGGCCCGAGCTGCGCCTGGACTCCCTCGGCCATCCCCAGGCTGACCCGCGCCTGCACGTGGACACCCGCCTGGCAGGCCAGGGGCTTCTGGTGGTCAGCGGCACGCGGCGGGACGGCGCGGTGACCCGGGACAGCCTGTTCCGCCTGACATTCCGGCCGGTCAGCCGCAGCGCTCGCGACAGCGTACAGTTGGACCTGGGCCTGCTCAGCCTGAGCGGCGACCTCGCCCCGCTCGACCTGAGCGGACGGGCCGTCCTGGCGCAGAGCGCGCCGGTCAGCCTGGGGGTGTCGCGCTGGTGCGCCCTGAGCGGGGACCTGGACGGGGACGGCCGACGGACAGTGTTCGACCTGCTGGATTTGCTGAAAGTGCTGTCCGGAGCGAAAGAGGGCGGCGCTTGCGCGGATGTGGACGGCAGCGGCAAGACCGATATATTCGACCTGCTGGGCCTGCTGAAGCTGCTTTCGGGCGGGGAGTGA
- a CDS encoding manganese efflux pump MntP family protein, whose amino-acid sequence MGLLPVLFIAVGLAMDALAVAVGLSLRIRWQSPRQFFRLSFHFGLFQFLMPLIGWLAGAKLQRWIEPVDHWVAFVLLGVIGLKMVHESFGSHEEPAGMGDPTRGHWLILLAVATSIDALAVGVSLPLITSNIWSAALIIGLVAAGLTLAGMYFGNRIGAGRARWLEVAGGVILIGIGLKILVQHLGLAFG is encoded by the coding sequence ATGGGATTGCTGCCTGTCCTTTTTATCGCGGTCGGCCTGGCGATGGATGCGCTGGCCGTGGCGGTGGGCCTGAGCCTTCGTATCCGCTGGCAATCACCGCGCCAGTTTTTCCGCCTCTCGTTCCATTTCGGCCTGTTCCAGTTCCTGATGCCCCTGATCGGCTGGCTGGCCGGGGCGAAGCTCCAGCGCTGGATCGAGCCGGTGGACCACTGGGTGGCGTTCGTCCTTCTCGGGGTGATCGGGCTGAAAATGGTCCACGAGTCTTTCGGCTCACATGAGGAGCCGGCCGGGATGGGCGATCCGACCCGTGGGCACTGGCTGATCCTGCTGGCCGTGGCCACGAGCATCGACGCACTGGCGGTGGGAGTGAGCCTGCCGCTGATCACGAGCAACATCTGGAGCGCGGCCCTGATCATCGGGCTGGTGGCGGCGGGCCTGACCCTGGCCGGGATGTATTTCGGCAACCGGATCGGCGCCGGGCGCGCCCGCTGGCTCGAGGTGGCCGGGGGGGTGATCCTGATCGGGATCGGGCTGAAGATACTTGTCCAGCACCTCGGCCTGGCTTTCGGTTAA
- a CDS encoding APC family permease yields the protein MSQETGNLQGDSLDSYGYKQEFKRVLKLRHLVMYGLAYVTPTAPFPMLGIVAIATLGHLASVYIVALFALIFTATSYGKMAARHPIAGSAYSYSTNAIHPHIGFIVGWALFLSYLLLPLLSVIAARDLCLQIWPSIPSWYWIVSFVVAMTVVNFFGIKVTAWANTLMTGAMILAAILFVILAIVALNHGVGAGTLWSTLPFYNPGTFSWNLLMAGTATAVFSYVGFDGVSTLAEEVENPRVNIGRATVWVAILCAVIFVTVAYLAQLVWPDYSALPRDVGAVLIISQAIGGAGFKMFIFFIMIVAGLSCALAGEVSAARLLYGMGRDGVLPRKFFSYVSPKYQIPTYNLLLIGVVSLILAFRLNFEIAAQVLNYGAFIGFFSVNLSVICEYAIRRRPEEFGLWEVVRFVLMPLMGMLVIGWVFVNLDRTVIKYVSYWMLAGFAWYLIITRGLRRSLKLKLE from the coding sequence TTGAGCCAGGAAACAGGCAACCTCCAGGGTGATTCCCTGGATTCCTATGGCTACAAACAGGAGTTCAAGCGCGTGCTCAAGCTACGCCACCTGGTAATGTACGGGCTGGCTTATGTGACCCCCACCGCTCCGTTCCCGATGCTGGGCATCGTGGCTATCGCGACGCTGGGGCACCTGGCCTCGGTCTACATCGTGGCCCTGTTCGCCCTTATCTTCACCGCCACCAGCTACGGCAAGATGGCGGCCCGTCACCCGATAGCCGGCAGCGCCTACTCCTACTCCACCAACGCGATCCATCCGCACATTGGGTTCATCGTGGGCTGGGCCCTGTTCCTGAGTTATCTCCTTCTGCCTCTGCTTAGCGTTATCGCCGCCCGCGACCTCTGCCTCCAGATCTGGCCCTCCATACCAAGCTGGTACTGGATCGTGTCGTTCGTGGTGGCGATGACAGTGGTCAATTTCTTCGGGATCAAGGTGACCGCCTGGGCCAACACCCTGATGACCGGGGCGATGATCCTGGCGGCGATCCTGTTCGTGATCCTCGCGATCGTGGCCCTGAACCACGGCGTGGGCGCCGGGACGCTCTGGTCCACGCTGCCGTTCTACAATCCGGGCACTTTCAGTTGGAACCTTCTGATGGCCGGCACGGCCACGGCGGTGTTCTCGTACGTGGGGTTCGATGGTGTCTCGACTCTGGCCGAGGAGGTGGAAAACCCGCGGGTTAACATCGGCCGGGCCACTGTCTGGGTGGCGATCCTCTGCGCCGTGATCTTCGTCACCGTGGCCTACCTGGCCCAACTGGTCTGGCCGGACTACAGCGCCCTGCCGCGGGATGTCGGCGCGGTGCTGATAATCTCGCAGGCCATCGGCGGAGCCGGGTTCAAGATGTTCATTTTCTTCATCATGATCGTGGCCGGGCTGTCCTGCGCCCTGGCCGGCGAGGTCTCGGCCGCCCGCCTGCTGTACGGCATGGGCCGCGACGGTGTGCTGCCACGAAAGTTTTTCTCGTACGTGAGCCCCAAGTACCAGATACCGACCTACAACCTGCTCCTGATCGGCGTGGTCTCGCTGATCCTGGCTTTCCGGCTGAATTTCGAGATCGCGGCCCAGGTCCTCAACTACGGGGCGTTCATCGGGTTCTTCTCGGTCAACCTGAGCGTGATCTGTGAATACGCCATCCGCAGACGGCCCGAGGAATTCGGCCTCTGGGAGGTGGTGCGGTTCGTCCTGATGCCGCTTATGGGCATGCTGGTCATCGGCTGGGTCTTCGTGAACCTCGACCGTACCGTTATCAAGTATGTCAGTTACTGGATGCTGGCCGGATTCGCCTGGTATTTGATAATCACGCGCGGGCTCAGGCGCAGCCTGAAGCTGAAACTCGAGTAG
- a CDS encoding pyridoxal-phosphate dependent enzyme has translation MLTLDDIKQAAARLTGAANRTPVLTSRTLDLRCGCRLFLKCENFQRVGAFKFRGAYNAVSQLKPAERKAGVVTHSSGNHAQALALAARIAGVKAVIVMPAGSPSVKMEAVRGYGAEVVICENNLIARESTTDQLIRERGLTLVHPYNNERVMAGAGTAALELIEEAGPLDILLTPVGGGGLLSGSAVAARGLNRKTRVLGVEPLGADDAFKSFEAGRIIPQEDPNTIADGLRTSLGSLTFPVIRSLVEGIERVSEWEILDAMRFLWERMKLVVEPSGAVPLAPLLAGRVTGGANLRVGVIVSGGNLDLADFFKTLEAKI, from the coding sequence ATGCTGACCCTGGATGATATCAAGCAAGCCGCCGCGCGGCTGACCGGAGCGGCCAACCGGACCCCGGTGCTGACCTCGCGGACACTGGACTTGCGCTGCGGCTGTCGGCTGTTCCTGAAATGCGAGAATTTCCAGCGTGTGGGGGCGTTCAAGTTCCGCGGCGCTTACAACGCGGTCTCTCAGCTCAAGCCCGCCGAACGCAAAGCCGGGGTGGTGACCCACTCCAGCGGCAACCACGCCCAGGCCCTGGCCCTGGCCGCCCGGATCGCCGGGGTGAAAGCCGTGATCGTGATGCCCGCGGGCAGCCCCTCGGTCAAGATGGAGGCAGTGCGCGGCTACGGCGCCGAGGTGGTGATATGCGAGAACAACCTGATCGCGCGCGAAAGCACCACCGACCAGCTTATCCGCGAGCGGGGCCTGACCCTGGTGCACCCCTACAACAACGAGCGGGTGATGGCCGGGGCCGGGACCGCCGCCCTCGAGCTGATCGAGGAGGCCGGGCCGCTGGATATCCTGCTCACGCCGGTGGGCGGGGGCGGACTGCTGAGCGGAAGCGCAGTGGCGGCCCGGGGCCTGAACAGGAAAACCCGTGTACTGGGGGTGGAGCCTCTGGGTGCGGATGACGCTTTCAAGAGTTTCGAGGCGGGACGGATCATTCCGCAGGAGGACCCCAACACGATCGCCGACGGGTTGCGCACCTCGCTGGGAAGCCTCACTTTCCCGGTGATCCGCTCCCTGGTCGAGGGAATAGAGCGGGTGAGCGAGTGGGAGATTCTCGACGCCATGCGTTTCCTCTGGGAGCGGATGAAGCTGGTGGTCGAGCCCTCGGGGGCTGTGCCCCTGGCCCCGCTGCTGGCCGGACGGGTGACCGGGGGGGCGAACCTCCGCGTGGGTGTTATTGTCAGCGGCGGCAACCTGGACCTGGCTGACTTTTTCAAAACCCTGGAAGCGAAAATCTGA